From Sphingomonas hengshuiensis, one genomic window encodes:
- a CDS encoding aspartate kinase, protein MARIVMKFGGTSMAGIERIRNVAARVKREWEAGNQIAVVVSAMAGETDRLVGFCREASSLYDTREYDVVVSAGEQITSGLLAIALQAIGVPARSWLGWQLPIHTSSAHASARIDSIDTVALDASLANGEVAVIPGFQGVTEEGRVTTLGRGGSDTSAVAMAAAMQADRCDIYTDVDGVYTTDPRIVPRARKLKRVTYEEMLELASVGAKVLQTRSVGLAMKEGVRVQVLSSFVDADGASEPGTLIVGEEEIDDMERQLITGIAHDKNEAKITLTAVPDRPGAVASIFTPLADANINVDMIVQNIAHSAGSTDVTFTVPTAELARALDVLERQSGEIGYVKLVHDTRVSKISIVGVGMRSHAGVAATMFKTLGERGINIQAITTSEIKVSVLIEEDYTELAVRVLHTAYGLDAEDAAA, encoded by the coding sequence ATGGCCCGTATCGTAATGAAGTTCGGCGGCACCTCGATGGCCGGCATCGAGCGTATCCGCAATGTCGCCGCACGCGTGAAGCGCGAGTGGGAGGCGGGCAACCAGATTGCCGTCGTCGTCTCCGCCATGGCAGGGGAGACCGACCGGCTCGTCGGCTTCTGCCGCGAGGCGTCGTCGCTATACGACACCCGCGAATATGATGTCGTCGTCTCGGCGGGCGAACAGATTACCAGCGGGCTGCTGGCGATCGCGCTCCAGGCGATCGGGGTGCCTGCGCGCTCGTGGCTCGGCTGGCAATTGCCGATCCATACCAGCAGTGCGCATGCCTCTGCCCGGATCGATTCGATCGACACCGTCGCGCTCGACGCCAGCCTGGCGAACGGCGAAGTCGCGGTCATCCCCGGCTTCCAGGGCGTGACCGAGGAGGGGCGCGTCACCACGCTCGGGCGCGGCGGATCGGATACCTCGGCGGTCGCGATGGCGGCGGCGATGCAGGCTGATCGCTGCGACATCTACACCGATGTTGACGGCGTCTACACTACCGACCCGCGCATCGTGCCGCGCGCGCGCAAGCTGAAGCGCGTCACCTATGAAGAAATGCTCGAACTCGCCAGCGTCGGGGCCAAGGTGCTCCAGACCCGCTCGGTGGGGCTCGCCATGAAGGAAGGCGTCCGCGTCCAGGTGCTGTCTTCGTTCGTCGACGCCGATGGCGCGAGCGAACCCGGCACGCTGATCGTGGGCGAAGAGGAGATCGACGATATGGAACGCCAACTCATCACCGGCATCGCGCACGACAAGAACGAAGCCAAGATCACGCTTACCGCCGTGCCGGATCGGCCGGGTGCGGTCGCCTCGATCTTCACCCCGCTCGCCGATGCGAACATCAACGTGGACATGATCGTCCAGAACATCGCGCATTCCGCCGGATCGACCGACGTGACGTTCACCGTGCCGACCGCCGAGCTGGCCCGCGCGCTCGACGTGCTCGAGCGGCAGAGCGGCGAGATCGGCTATGTGAAGCTGGTCCACGATACCCGCGTCTCCAAGATCTCGATCGTCGGCGTCGGGATGCGCAGCCATGCCGGCGTCGCTGCGACGATGTTCAAGACGCTGGGCGAGCGCGGGATCAACATCCAGGCGATCACCACGTCGGAGATAAAGGTGTCGGTGCTGATCGAGGAGGATTACACCGAATTGGCGGTGCGCGTGCTCCACACTGCCTATGGGCTGGACGCAGAGGATGCGGCGGCCTGA
- a CDS encoding NAD(P)H-dependent flavin oxidoreductase, with protein sequence MTTNSIGAERLARRMARGTAFLGSEVAILCGAMSWVSERNLVAAMSNAGGFGLIACGAMTPELLDREIAATKALTTRPFGVNLITMHPQLMDLIEVCNRHGVTHVVLAGGLPPAGSLDAIKANGAKLICFAPALSLAKKLIRSGVDALVVEGMEAGGHIGPVSTSVLAQEILPEVSEQVPVFVAGGIGRGEAIAGYLDMGAAGVQLGTRFVCATESIAHPAFKKAFLRASARDAIASVQIDPRLPVIPVRALKNAGGELFTAKQREVAQLLDEGKVEMMEAQLQIEHYWAGALRRAVIDGDVEHGSLMAGQSVGMVTKEEPVAEILAALMAEAAHALEKRAA encoded by the coding sequence ATGACAACCAACAGCATCGGCGCCGAGCGCCTCGCCCGGCGCATGGCGCGCGGCACCGCATTTCTGGGCAGCGAGGTCGCGATCCTGTGCGGCGCGATGTCGTGGGTGAGCGAGCGCAACCTCGTCGCCGCCATGTCCAACGCCGGCGGCTTCGGGCTGATCGCGTGCGGCGCAATGACTCCCGAACTGCTCGACCGCGAGATCGCCGCGACAAAGGCGCTGACGACCAGGCCGTTCGGCGTGAACCTGATCACGATGCACCCGCAGCTGATGGACCTGATCGAAGTGTGCAACCGCCACGGCGTGACGCATGTCGTGCTGGCGGGCGGGCTGCCCCCTGCGGGGAGCCTCGATGCGATCAAGGCCAATGGCGCCAAGCTGATCTGCTTCGCCCCCGCGCTCAGCCTCGCCAAGAAGCTGATCCGATCGGGCGTCGACGCGCTGGTGGTCGAGGGGATGGAAGCCGGCGGGCATATCGGCCCGGTGTCGACCAGCGTGCTCGCGCAGGAAATCCTGCCCGAAGTGTCCGAGCAGGTCCCCGTCTTCGTCGCAGGCGGCATCGGGCGCGGCGAGGCGATCGCCGGCTATCTCGACATGGGCGCGGCGGGGGTCCAGCTCGGCACGCGCTTCGTCTGCGCGACCGAGAGCATTGCGCATCCGGCGTTCAAAAAGGCGTTCCTGCGCGCTTCCGCCCGCGATGCGATCGCCAGCGTCCAGATCGATCCGCGCCTGCCCGTCATCCCGGTGCGTGCGCTCAAGAATGCGGGCGGTGAGCTGTTCACTGCCAAGCAGCGCGAAGTCGCCCAGTTGCTCGACGAGGGCAAGGTGGAGATGATGGAGGCCCAGCTCCAGATCGAGCATTATTGGGCGGGCGCGCTCCGCCGCGCGGTCATCGACGGCGATGTCGAGCATGGCTCGCTGATGGCGGGCCAGTCGGTGGGCATGGTGACCAAGGAAGAGCCCGTCGCCGAGATCCTCGCCGCGCTGATGGCCGAGGCCGCGCACGCGCTGGAGAAGCGCGCGGCCTAG
- a CDS encoding peptidylprolyl isomerase, which yields MLKPLLALVAIALAAPVLGQTAPAPSPADAIDSDWQLIPDNEMLVITLKGGHQVYIRLAPRFAPAHVANIRKLAEARWWDGTSVYRVQDNYVAQWGDATETKPLPPMVIANPPAEYEWGGPFVGVTSFTRPDPYAARTGHSADGWPLATDGKTSWLTHCYGMVGVARDLAPSTGSGSELYTVIGHAPRHLDRNIALVGRVVEGIQWLSSLPRGTGTLGVYQEESERLPILSVRLASQLPEDERPHFQYRATDNPRFAAWIKARENRQNDFFKVPAGGVEICNAEAPVRRAR from the coding sequence ATGTTGAAGCCCCTCCTCGCGCTTGTCGCCATCGCCCTTGCCGCACCGGTTCTTGGCCAGACCGCGCCTGCCCCGTCCCCTGCCGATGCGATCGACTCCGACTGGCAGCTTATTCCGGACAACGAGATGCTGGTGATCACGCTCAAGGGCGGGCACCAGGTCTATATCCGCCTCGCCCCTCGCTTCGCGCCGGCGCATGTCGCCAATATCCGCAAGCTGGCCGAGGCGCGCTGGTGGGATGGGACCAGCGTGTACCGGGTGCAGGACAACTACGTCGCGCAATGGGGCGACGCGACCGAGACCAAGCCGTTGCCGCCGATGGTGATCGCCAATCCGCCCGCCGAATATGAATGGGGCGGGCCGTTTGTGGGGGTCACCAGCTTTACCCGCCCGGACCCCTATGCCGCGCGCACCGGGCACAGCGCCGATGGCTGGCCGCTGGCGACCGACGGCAAGACCAGTTGGCTGACGCATTGCTATGGCATGGTCGGCGTCGCGCGCGACCTGGCGCCGAGCACCGGGAGCGGCAGCGAGCTCTATACGGTGATCGGGCACGCCCCGCGCCACCTCGACCGCAACATCGCGCTGGTGGGCAGGGTGGTCGAGGGCATTCAGTGGCTGTCGAGCCTGCCGCGCGGCACCGGCACGCTCGGTGTATACCAGGAAGAGAGCGAGCGGCTGCCGATCCTGTCGGTGCGGCTCGCCAGCCAGTTGCCCGAGGACGAGCGCCCGCATTTCCAATATCGCGCGACCGACAATCCGCGCTTCGCGGCGTGGATCAAGGCGCGCGAGAACCGGCAGAATGATTTCTTCAAGGTGCCAGCGGGCGGCGTCGAGATCTGCAACGCCGAGGCGCCGGTCCGCCGCGCCCGCTGA
- a CDS encoding tyrosine-type recombinase/integrase has product MLTDAKVRNAKPRPKTYKLADTNRLCLMVTPSGGKLWRWNYEYDGKNKTMAFGAYPRVSLADAREKRDEAWSMLCEGQDPNVAKRLKIEANLEAGRQTFERVAREWHENAKAQWATIHASDIIRSLERDVFPTIGSLPIAQLTPPLILGVLREIEARGAIETAKRVRQRISAVFVYAIAQGIATSDPAEKLGAVLKPLRKGRQPAITDLVPLRRMILAAEEDNARPITRLGLRMLALTAVRPSELRGAHWAEFEDLDGKLPLWRIPSARMKGDLDRKEEKGGDHLVPLTPQAVAVLRAIWPLTGGGPLVFPSNRHAHRPMSENAIGYLLNRAGYHGHHVPHGFRAAFSTIMNEWAERHGDPHDRKVIDLMLAHVPKDKVEGAYNRAAYMPRRRELATIWADLLSEGLPDPVALVDRPVKEIGMGSRRRLPAPVEPDFRFPRQRRGAQ; this is encoded by the coding sequence ATGCTTACCGATGCCAAGGTGCGCAACGCCAAGCCACGCCCCAAAACCTATAAACTCGCAGACACCAATCGCCTCTGCCTGATGGTCACCCCCAGCGGCGGAAAGCTGTGGCGCTGGAACTACGAATATGATGGCAAGAACAAGACGATGGCCTTTGGTGCCTATCCCCGCGTCTCGCTGGCGGACGCCCGTGAAAAACGCGACGAAGCCTGGTCCATGCTGTGCGAAGGACAGGATCCCAATGTCGCGAAGCGCCTGAAGATCGAGGCGAACCTCGAAGCCGGGCGACAGACGTTCGAGCGTGTGGCTCGCGAGTGGCACGAGAACGCCAAGGCCCAGTGGGCAACGATCCATGCCAGCGACATCATCCGCAGCCTGGAGCGCGATGTCTTTCCGACGATCGGCTCCCTGCCCATCGCCCAACTCACCCCGCCGCTTATCCTCGGCGTTCTGCGCGAGATCGAGGCACGGGGCGCTATCGAGACCGCGAAGCGTGTGCGGCAGCGCATCTCGGCCGTGTTCGTCTACGCGATCGCCCAGGGGATCGCGACGAGCGACCCCGCTGAAAAGCTTGGTGCCGTGCTCAAGCCGCTGCGCAAAGGTAGGCAGCCGGCAATCACCGATCTGGTCCCGCTACGGCGCATGATCCTCGCGGCCGAGGAGGACAATGCGCGGCCGATCACACGGCTGGGGCTCAGGATGCTCGCACTCACGGCCGTCAGGCCGAGCGAACTGCGCGGTGCGCATTGGGCCGAATTCGAGGACCTGGATGGCAAGCTGCCGCTCTGGCGCATCCCGTCGGCCCGGATGAAGGGTGACCTCGACCGGAAGGAGGAAAAGGGTGGCGACCACCTCGTGCCGCTCACGCCGCAGGCTGTCGCTGTATTGCGGGCAATCTGGCCGCTGACCGGCGGCGGACCGCTGGTCTTCCCCAGCAACCGCCATGCGCACCGGCCGATGAGCGAAAATGCGATCGGCTATCTGCTGAACCGCGCCGGCTATCACGGGCATCACGTGCCGCATGGATTTCGCGCAGCCTTCTCCACCATCATGAACGAATGGGCGGAGCGCCACGGCGATCCGCACGACCGCAAGGTGATCGACCTGATGCTCGCCCATGTCCCAAAGGATAAGGTCGAGGGTGCGTACAACCGGGCAGCCTATATGCCGCGCCGACGGGAACTCGCGACAATCTGGGCCGATCTGCTCAGCGAAGGCCTGCCCGATCCCGTGGCTCTGGTCGATCGGCCGGTGAAGGAAATCGGCATGGGCTCACGGCGGCGCTTGCCGGCGCCGGTCGAGCCAGACTTCCGGTTTCCGCGTCAACGGCGTGGAGCCCAATAG
- a CDS encoding type II toxin-antitoxin system RelE/ParE family toxin → MIVQEYIREDGSSPFRSWFDDLDSQASAKVATAIVRLELGNLSNVKWIGGGLGEYRIDWGPGYRLYLARDGDELIILFVGGTKKRQQSDIERAGVLIGEYKARRAAARKDRK, encoded by the coding sequence TTGATCGTTCAGGAATATATTCGCGAGGACGGCTCAAGCCCGTTCCGATCATGGTTCGACGATCTCGATTCCCAGGCTTCGGCCAAGGTGGCGACCGCCATCGTAAGGCTGGAACTGGGCAATCTGTCGAACGTCAAATGGATCGGTGGCGGGCTCGGGGAATATCGCATCGATTGGGGGCCGGGCTATCGGCTCTATCTCGCCCGCGACGGGGATGAGCTGATCATCCTGTTCGTGGGCGGGACCAAGAAACGGCAACAGTCCGACATCGAACGAGCGGGCGTGCTGATCGGCGAGTACAAGGCTCGCAGGGCGGCGGCGAGGAAAGACAGGAAGTGA
- a CDS encoding helix-turn-helix domain-containing transcriptional regulator — MVLTRDFKETVKERAARDPAFAKAMLDEAATAFLNGEPHVARLILRDLVNASVSFEELATETNRPSKSLHRMLSEKGNPSMDNLAAIFDAVRKRLGVVFEAHAVEAA; from the coding sequence ATGGTGCTGACCCGAGATTTCAAGGAAACGGTGAAGGAACGCGCCGCGCGCGATCCTGCCTTCGCCAAGGCCATGCTCGATGAGGCAGCTACCGCTTTCCTCAACGGGGAACCGCACGTGGCGCGGCTGATCCTGCGCGATCTGGTCAATGCCTCGGTCAGTTTCGAGGAACTGGCGACCGAGACCAACCGCCCGAGCAAGAGCCTGCACCGAATGCTGTCGGAGAAGGGCAACCCGAGCATGGACAATCTCGCTGCCATCTTCGACGCGGTACGCAAGCGACTGGGAGTCGTTTTCGAAGCGCACGCTGTCGAAGCGGCATGA
- a CDS encoding TonB-dependent receptor — protein sequence MAIVPASAQVSATRFDWPAQDLATTLRAIARQGGREILFADADVHGKRSPAVRGSFTIEQAVRLSLDGSDLTVEEQAGALVVRAHPRVHADDAAETDITVTGTRIRGATGPSPVIVVSRRGLEEQGIPDMASVSRIIPQNFTGGQNPGVAGGGDQGGYNNINNATTLNLRGLGSDATLTLINGHRLPYDAVNQGVDISTIPLVALDRIEVIADGASALYGSDAVGGVANLLLRRDYDGLQLSARGGGSTEGGNVQQQYSGVGGKRWAGGGFMAALDYSKATPIYADERSYSRGLTPSQMLGTGSRQVSAVLTGHQDLASWISFELDAQLADRRSRKGNAFTATAPVTTYGQLSLPVTRSYAVTPSLHLRPGGGWEGTLQVTDGESSTVSTAYRYLNGPPQIGRSAYDNHLTNVEASAEGPLVHLPGGDVRLAIGGGYRRFQLGINVRSTSGGVTRVTRDAVERRESLFGYGELSLPLIGPANRMPLIEALRLSAAVRYERYAGIDAVATPKLGLVYAPHRAITLKYSWGRSFKIPTLNQVNQAREVYLLSGSSFSPQPNPPLPAGSTVLLLSGGNPDLRAERATSSTLSAEFRPIRGLRIEASWFDIDYRGRIASAISDFSTALTNPLARDFVVYAPGASVQQGLIAGAPLGLQNQTTQPYDPALVAAVVDTSLRNTARERDRGVDLAIDYSADLPGDSQLQIGGSASYLDAKRQTIAGQPWERRAGVIFTPPHFRARGSATWRTQLVQLSASLNYADSNLDNRYTQATDVGAFTTLDLGGAFRPAIDHGPLRGIELRVAVQNLLNEEPDPIRNAAASAIPFDSTNQSPIGRFVSVTVTKQW from the coding sequence ATGGCCATAGTGCCGGCCAGCGCACAGGTATCGGCAACACGCTTCGACTGGCCGGCACAGGATCTTGCGACGACGCTGCGCGCGATCGCCCGGCAGGGTGGCCGGGAAATCCTGTTCGCGGACGCGGACGTGCACGGGAAGCGCTCACCAGCGGTTCGGGGCAGCTTCACGATCGAGCAGGCGGTGCGCCTCTCACTCGATGGGAGCGACTTGACGGTCGAGGAGCAGGCCGGCGCGCTGGTCGTACGGGCGCACCCCCGGGTTCACGCGGACGATGCGGCAGAGACCGACATCACGGTGACCGGCACGCGCATCCGCGGCGCTACCGGGCCATCGCCGGTCATTGTGGTGTCGCGCCGGGGACTGGAGGAGCAGGGCATCCCCGACATGGCGAGCGTATCGCGGATCATCCCGCAGAATTTCACCGGAGGGCAAAACCCCGGGGTCGCGGGGGGCGGTGACCAGGGCGGATACAATAACATCAATAACGCGACGACGCTCAACCTTCGCGGGTTGGGCTCGGACGCGACGTTGACGCTCATCAATGGTCACCGCCTTCCTTACGACGCCGTCAACCAGGGCGTCGACATCTCGACGATCCCGCTCGTCGCGCTCGACCGTATCGAGGTGATCGCGGACGGCGCCTCCGCGCTCTATGGGTCGGACGCCGTGGGCGGCGTCGCCAACCTCCTGCTGCGCCGCGATTATGACGGGCTTCAGCTCAGCGCGCGGGGCGGCGGCTCGACCGAGGGCGGCAACGTCCAGCAGCAATATTCCGGCGTTGGCGGCAAGCGCTGGGCCGGCGGCGGGTTCATGGCTGCGCTCGACTATAGCAAGGCGACGCCGATCTACGCCGACGAACGGTCCTATTCGCGAGGGCTCACGCCGTCGCAGATGCTCGGCACCGGCAGCCGGCAAGTGAGCGCCGTCCTCACCGGGCACCAGGATCTGGCGAGCTGGATTTCCTTCGAACTGGACGCCCAGCTCGCCGATCGCCGTTCGCGCAAGGGCAATGCGTTCACCGCGACTGCGCCGGTGACGACCTATGGTCAGCTCAGCCTGCCCGTCACCCGCTCCTACGCGGTGACGCCCTCGTTGCATCTCCGCCCGGGCGGCGGCTGGGAGGGGACGCTCCAGGTGACCGACGGCGAGAGTTCGACCGTGAGCACGGCGTATCGCTATCTCAATGGCCCGCCGCAGATCGGCCGCTCGGCCTATGACAATCATCTCACCAACGTCGAGGCGAGCGCGGAGGGGCCGCTCGTCCACCTGCCGGGCGGCGATGTCCGGCTCGCCATAGGGGGCGGCTACCGGCGCTTCCAGCTCGGTATCAACGTCCGTTCGACGAGCGGCGGGGTGACCCGCGTCACCCGCGATGCGGTCGAGCGCCGCGAGAGCCTGTTCGGCTATGGCGAACTGTCGCTACCGCTGATCGGCCCCGCCAACCGGATGCCGCTGATCGAGGCGCTGCGCCTCAGCGCAGCGGTCCGATACGAGCGCTATGCCGGGATCGATGCGGTGGCGACGCCCAAGCTCGGGCTGGTCTATGCCCCGCACCGCGCCATCACGCTCAAATATAGCTGGGGGCGCTCGTTCAAGATCCCGACGCTGAACCAGGTCAATCAGGCGCGCGAAGTCTATCTGCTCAGTGGGTCGTCCTTCTCGCCGCAGCCGAACCCGCCGCTACCGGCGGGATCAACCGTGCTCCTCCTCAGCGGCGGCAATCCCGATCTTCGCGCCGAGCGTGCGACCAGTTCGACCCTGTCGGCCGAATTCCGGCCGATCCGGGGCCTGCGCATCGAGGCCAGTTGGTTCGACATCGATTATCGCGGTCGGATCGCGTCCGCGATCAGCGACTTCTCGACGGCGCTCACCAATCCGCTCGCCAGGGATTTCGTCGTGTATGCGCCGGGTGCGAGCGTGCAGCAGGGGCTGATCGCGGGTGCCCCGCTCGGGCTGCAGAACCAGACGACGCAGCCCTATGACCCCGCGCTCGTTGCCGCGGTGGTCGATACCAGCCTGCGCAACACCGCGCGCGAGCGCGACCGTGGGGTGGATCTCGCGATCGACTATAGCGCGGACCTTCCGGGCGACAGCCAGCTCCAGATCGGTGGGTCGGCAAGCTATCTCGATGCGAAGCGCCAGACGATCGCCGGCCAGCCTTGGGAGCGTCGCGCGGGCGTGATCTTCACGCCACCGCATTTCAGGGCGCGCGGGTCGGCGACATGGCGGACGCAGCTGGTCCAGCTATCGGCGTCGCTCAACTATGCCGACAGCAACCTCGACAATCGCTACACCCAGGCGACCGATGTCGGCGCCTTCACCACGCTCGATCTCGGCGGTGCCTTCCGCCCCGCGATCGACCATGGGCCATTGCGCGGCATCGAACTGCGGGTGGCGGTCCAGAATCTGCTGAACGAGGAACCCGACCCGATCCGGAACGCCGCCGCCTCCGCGATCCCGTTCGATTCGACCAACCAGTCGCCGATCGGACGGTTCGTCAGCGTCACGGTGACCAAGCAATGGTGA
- a CDS encoding Atxe2 family lasso peptide isopeptidase produces the protein MVNLRVLLLLVALLLLRPAIARAAPSCADLMPSGAAFPIRDLVPEDLVRLRDIGPVDNNQQYGGLFSVSPDGTHAAFQLRRGDPAANSVCIAMLVVDLRARGPAVIVDRGGDFLRVRYDFRGKANFPTGLADPITPRWSPDGKWIFYRRRDGGHVQLWRAAADGSGSKAITQSVDDIDDFRVRADGRSIVYATRPGLRSALAAIDREGRSGFLYDDRFAPSASDRPFAPASIPRAVSVLDLANGVTRAARPEEAALLDTPSMREGSWTEAPASSGATARVQVPAGTLYSTRGQLAVLHGGDTLACTVPECADASFPWWVRGKVRFLRHEGWANAVTAIYEWTPGPRSVRRLYATEDVLLGCVPADGSIICLREGSTQPRRLERLDPATGKRAVLFDPNPEFAHLRLGRVERLRSRNSFGMESFADLVLPVGYRPGTHYPLVVVQYGSRGFLRGGTGDEYPIQAFANRGFAVLSADRPRQLGLKASNDFQAAARIDLKDFADRRSVLEAIEDPVRIAIARGIADPARIGITGLSDGSSTAGFALLHSRLFSAYAISSCCWDTNLAMRVGPSAARIFYDMGYPRTVDDSPAATAFWKGIAFTPNARRIRGPILVQVADDEYLSALQTFTALRELDRPIEMYVFPDEHHVKWQPAHRLAVYTRAIDWFDYWLNGNKAPGRADEAARWEAMRAAVARQAAGSEAKAPEP, from the coding sequence ATGGTGAACCTGCGCGTCCTCCTTCTCCTCGTCGCGCTCTTGCTCCTGCGCCCGGCAATAGCGCGAGCAGCCCCCAGTTGCGCCGACCTGATGCCGTCGGGGGCGGCGTTCCCGATTCGCGACCTCGTGCCGGAGGATCTGGTTCGCCTGCGCGACATCGGCCCGGTCGACAACAACCAGCAATATGGCGGACTGTTCTCGGTATCGCCGGATGGCACCCATGCCGCGTTCCAGCTTCGGCGCGGCGATCCGGCTGCCAACAGCGTCTGCATCGCAATGCTGGTGGTCGACCTTCGCGCCAGGGGACCTGCCGTCATCGTCGACCGCGGCGGCGACTTCCTGCGCGTGCGCTATGATTTTCGCGGCAAGGCGAACTTTCCCACCGGTTTGGCCGATCCGATCACGCCGCGCTGGTCGCCCGACGGGAAATGGATCTTCTATCGCCGGCGCGACGGGGGGCACGTCCAGTTATGGCGGGCTGCGGCAGATGGCAGCGGCAGCAAGGCGATCACGCAGAGTGTCGACGACATCGACGATTTCCGCGTGCGGGCGGATGGTCGCAGCATCGTCTATGCGACCCGGCCGGGCCTACGGAGCGCGCTCGCCGCGATTGATCGCGAAGGGCGTTCGGGCTTCCTCTATGATGATCGCTTCGCGCCGTCGGCGAGCGATCGGCCCTTCGCGCCGGCATCCATCCCGCGCGCCGTCTCCGTGCTCGATCTGGCGAACGGCGTGACGCGGGCGGCAAGGCCCGAGGAAGCGGCGCTGCTCGATACCCCGTCGATGCGCGAAGGGAGCTGGACGGAAGCGCCAGCGTCCTCGGGTGCCACCGCGCGGGTGCAAGTTCCGGCAGGGACGCTGTACAGCACGCGCGGACAATTGGCGGTCCTCCATGGTGGAGACACCCTGGCCTGCACCGTGCCCGAATGCGCGGACGCAAGCTTTCCCTGGTGGGTGCGCGGCAAGGTCCGCTTCCTCCGTCACGAGGGATGGGCGAACGCTGTCACCGCGATCTACGAATGGACGCCGGGCCCGCGCAGCGTCCGCCGCCTCTACGCAACCGAGGATGTGCTTCTCGGCTGCGTGCCAGCGGACGGATCGATCATTTGCCTGCGCGAAGGCTCGACCCAGCCCCGCCGGCTCGAGCGGCTCGATCCGGCAACCGGAAAGCGGGCGGTGCTGTTCGACCCCAATCCCGAATTCGCGCATCTGCGGCTCGGCCGTGTCGAGCGGCTCCGCTCGCGCAACAGCTTCGGCATGGAGTCCTTTGCCGACCTGGTGCTGCCGGTCGGCTACAGGCCCGGGACGCACTATCCGCTGGTCGTGGTGCAATATGGCTCGCGCGGCTTCCTGCGCGGTGGAACCGGCGACGAGTATCCGATCCAGGCCTTCGCCAATCGGGGCTTCGCGGTGCTGAGCGCCGATCGACCGAGACAGCTCGGGCTCAAGGCCAGCAACGACTTCCAGGCGGCGGCGCGGATCGACCTCAAGGACTTCGCCGATCGTCGCAGCGTGCTGGAGGCGATCGAGGATCCGGTGCGCATCGCGATCGCGCGCGGCATCGCCGATCCGGCGCGCATCGGCATCACCGGGCTCAGCGATGGCTCGTCGACGGCGGGCTTCGCCCTGCTGCACAGCAGGCTCTTCTCGGCCTATGCGATAAGCAGTTGCTGCTGGGACACCAACCTCGCCATGCGCGTGGGGCCAAGCGCCGCCCGCATCTTCTACGACATGGGATATCCCAGGACCGTCGATGACAGTCCGGCCGCGACGGCTTTCTGGAAGGGAATCGCCTTCACGCCCAACGCCCGGCGCATCCGCGGACCGATCCTGGTACAGGTGGCGGACGACGAGTATCTGAGCGCGCTCCAGACCTTCACGGCCTTGCGCGAGCTCGATCGTCCGATCGAGATGTATGTCTTTCCGGACGAGCACCATGTGAAGTGGCAACCCGCCCACCGGCTCGCCGTCTACACCCGCGCGATCGACTGGTTCGACTATTGGCTGAACGGGAACAAGGCGCCAGGTCGCGCTGATGAGGCCGCACGGTGGGAAGCGATGCGTGCGGCAGTTGCACGGCAGGCGGCAGGATCGGAGGCCAAGGCGCCGGAACCTTGA
- a CDS encoding helix-turn-helix domain-containing protein codes for MVRTPQQLGDALRRQRRVKGLNQTSTAEQAGLRQELISKIETGSPGTRIDSIFALLAALDLEFVVQPRSRLSAQDIEDIF; via the coding sequence ATGGTACGGACGCCCCAACAGCTCGGAGACGCCCTTCGCCGGCAACGCCGGGTGAAGGGCCTCAACCAGACCAGCACGGCAGAGCAGGCCGGGCTTCGGCAGGAGCTGATCTCGAAAATCGAGACCGGAAGTCCTGGAACGCGCATCGATTCGATCTTCGCCCTGCTGGCCGCGCTGGATCTGGAATTCGTCGTGCAGCCCCGCTCCCGCCTCTCCGCGCAGGACATCGAGGACATCTTCTGA